One Paenibacillus urinalis DNA segment encodes these proteins:
- a CDS encoding replication-relaxation family protein: protein MEFQVSPLLDSAEEPTLQPKPIWDDPYAYVTGMDQLTRHEFYYIEEKIKNGWITDRDIEIVRFLFVHRWITLSQLQRIFFPEAEREETVKKRVRKLLKYGMIRRIQWKTYSSPSENRQSFYELGASGADVLKYRYGLVLGNRDPRATRPMTMLYRMKYSVTNELYIQLRENFKMTHFEFHPILKIEEEQQIPMARYILRTPKGKMLSFYLVVHREDEKWLKTLRYQAQFYKNFLKSTEGGGILILLLSTEEKATLAQKLIMQEGISDYVWFLTDNDLYNHQKNLKTSFFIFQNEEKQYYNLS from the coding sequence ATGGAATTTCAAGTGTCTCCGTTGTTAGATTCAGCGGAAGAACCGACACTCCAACCAAAACCGATTTGGGATGATCCATATGCGTACGTTACAGGGATGGATCAGCTAACAAGACATGAGTTTTATTACATCGAAGAAAAAATAAAAAATGGTTGGATCACAGACAGGGATATTGAAATTGTAAGATTTCTTTTTGTACACCGCTGGATTACGCTATCTCAATTACAAAGAATTTTCTTTCCTGAAGCAGAGAGAGAGGAAACAGTTAAAAAGAGAGTTCGTAAGCTGTTGAAATATGGAATGATTCGGCGCATTCAATGGAAAACTTATTCAAGTCCGAGTGAGAATCGTCAGAGTTTTTATGAGTTAGGTGCTAGCGGTGCTGATGTATTGAAATATCGATACGGCTTAGTGTTAGGTAATAGAGATCCGAGGGCTACACGGCCTATGACCATGCTATATCGAATGAAATATTCAGTGACTAACGAGTTGTATATTCAACTTCGAGAGAATTTCAAAATGACACACTTTGAATTTCATCCTATTTTAAAAATTGAAGAAGAACAACAAATACCCATGGCTCGTTATATACTTCGAACTCCAAAGGGGAAAATGCTTTCATTCTACTTGGTTGTTCATCGCGAAGACGAGAAATGGTTGAAAACCTTAAGATATCAAGCTCAGTTCTACAAAAACTTTCTTAAAAGTACTGAAGGTGGTGGCATACTCATCTTACTTCTCTCTACTGAAGAGAAGGCCACTTTAGCACAAAAGCTTATCATGCAAGAAGGTATTTCAGATTATGTTTGGTTTCTAACTGATAATGATCTGTACAACCATCAGAAAAATCTCAAAACAAGCTTTTTCATATTTCAGAATGAGGAGAAGCAATACTATAATCTTAGCTAA
- a CDS encoding 30S ribosomal protein S1, translating into MSFQSLSSNPMQEYRTSLRRKQIHQGLVSGVEVHEPHGKKMECVLVHLNNGLKGLIYEDQFDKHKFRSLVGFIDHRIDFMVLDVQKMGLDPEQFQVFDEEKGIVLLSRVQAIDELQEEFWETAEEGHVVTGTVSGWEEERLYVLVKGVSCVLAIQDYEYDWTHSAKNLVPLGTTLTVKIKKIDREKQQVRVSRKELLEDPWNRVRENFGVGNFYPGEITRVVENVGIFVKLTPGVETLAWFPPKLPSHGSLIGKRVSVKIRNIDVERRRIKSRICKFPHEIY; encoded by the coding sequence GTGAGTTTTCAATCACTTTCATCAAATCCAATGCAGGAATACAGGACGTCTTTACGTCGAAAACAAATTCACCAAGGTTTAGTGAGCGGTGTAGAGGTACACGAACCTCATGGCAAGAAAATGGAGTGCGTGCTTGTTCATTTAAATAATGGTCTTAAAGGGTTAATTTATGAGGATCAATTTGATAAACATAAATTCCGTTCTCTTGTAGGTTTTATTGATCATCGAATTGATTTTATGGTTTTGGATGTACAGAAAATGGGGCTAGACCCTGAACAATTTCAGGTCTTTGATGAAGAAAAGGGAATTGTCTTGCTTTCTCGTGTGCAAGCAATTGATGAACTTCAGGAGGAATTTTGGGAGACTGCTGAAGAAGGACATGTTGTTACAGGAACAGTTTCCGGATGGGAAGAGGAACGTTTGTATGTTTTAGTAAAAGGGGTTTCATGTGTGCTAGCCATTCAAGATTATGAATATGATTGGACGCATTCAGCTAAGAACCTTGTACCACTCGGCACTACGCTTACTGTTAAAATCAAGAAAATTGATAGGGAGAAACAGCAAGTACGAGTATCCCGTAAAGAGTTGTTAGAAGACCCATGGAATCGTGTCCGAGAGAATTTTGGCGTGGGCAATTTTTATCCCGGGGAAATAACACGTGTCGTTGAAAATGTTGGGATTTTCGTTAAGCTGACACCTGGCGTTGAGACTCTTGCTTGGTTTCCACCAAAGCTTCCCTCTCATGGTTCACTTATTGGAAAACGAGTGAGTGTGAAAATAAGAAACATTGATGTGGAGAGAAGGCGTATTAAATCAAGAATTTGCAAATTTCCTCATGAAATTTATTAA
- a CDS encoding type IV secretory system conjugative DNA transfer family protein, with amino-acid sequence MKYIGMVIGGIISAIGHMIAFIFKNVYIAVRRFSLDPVNKNTIWNSQAFLLLVLLIIIFLWLVTKYQDVILGIDDPIVFRAVPIILVCFLGHSIYSCPALHRNHYAKPVIQTFLNALSVLAVGQLIIYFTDNKIGFVITILLFVSTIILTLYYTLRIRANSTIFNKLSVAAEGINTSNKSKSKNTIMTFSESEGEGEGEENTTFIRDGLVKLEDIDINTPGCLSHLRYYSELCELELFYTNPTRERQSQLMKLNRSDRAQHGQIIAGTGAGKTLFATNLITQDLLNDYIGSTIIDPKGSLIKRMANFLDRIGRKYYRLDPLVENSDCLNPFYVPESEDIEPMIERNVAAFHAYLGPDAQIYFKSRSTQLFRVGVKALKLVYGNEATYNELDKLIQPINDEFRVEVLHQITLLGKESQVPLLIEYTRNMAGSPKMQEHAMQTYSNLYDYLSELTSNKYIQKMFCGKSTFSIDEAMKNGEIILFNGAYGTLQTLTYTAGRLFLNLARASTFRRNMDGNVRPHQLTIDEVEMFADEEFSTFMEMAREFEVFVNVIHQGNEQLDDVSKRLGAMVKQNAVQKFIMAGLDPNDAKYYSEMIGEEYKIGQSSGTDEMSATGFKTQIKEEKRYTVMPKEILSLKGYNPETGDPAECLFRGVHNNVRLDPVIGLIYPLPKILFTPLKEVLKDDEIIEDQEILNTESPNRGDVGGKRKDNSIDQLERIKRNAQLSKELHSTKVEAELHTEDTEPEIIRNSIWDDPEPLARSIDDDKSKLKVNESVVSPSGVTFKPASIDDKALKLAQQIKNDAQISRKEKKSSATE; translated from the coding sequence TTGAAATATATTGGAATGGTTATCGGAGGAATAATTTCAGCCATCGGTCATATGATAGCATTTATATTTAAGAATGTGTATATTGCTGTTCGAAGATTTTCTCTTGATCCAGTAAATAAGAATACCATCTGGAATTCTCAAGCTTTTTTATTGTTAGTTTTATTAATTATCATTTTTCTATGGTTGGTCACAAAATATCAAGACGTAATACTCGGAATAGATGATCCGATTGTATTTAGAGCAGTTCCTATTATTTTAGTCTGCTTTTTAGGACACTCGATATATTCATGTCCTGCATTACATAGAAATCATTATGCAAAGCCTGTAATTCAGACTTTTTTGAATGCACTTAGTGTGCTAGCAGTAGGCCAACTGATAATTTATTTTACAGACAATAAAATTGGATTTGTAATTACAATTCTTTTATTCGTATCTACAATCATCTTGACTTTATATTACACATTGCGTATACGGGCGAATTCTACAATTTTTAATAAACTCTCTGTGGCAGCTGAGGGAATAAATACTTCTAACAAAAGTAAGTCAAAAAATACAATAATGACTTTTAGTGAGAGCGAGGGAGAGGGAGAGGGGGAGGAGAATACTACTTTTATTAGAGATGGACTAGTTAAATTAGAGGATATAGATATAAATACACCAGGTTGTTTAAGCCATTTAAGATACTACTCTGAGTTATGTGAATTGGAACTGTTTTACACGAATCCAACTAGAGAAAGACAAAGTCAGCTCATGAAGCTTAATCGATCAGATAGAGCACAGCATGGTCAAATCATTGCAGGAACAGGAGCTGGTAAAACTCTTTTCGCAACTAACTTGATTACTCAGGATTTGTTGAATGACTACATTGGAAGTACGATTATTGATCCTAAGGGAAGTTTGATAAAACGAATGGCTAATTTTTTGGATCGAATTGGGAGGAAGTATTACAGACTTGATCCTTTGGTTGAGAACTCTGATTGTTTAAATCCTTTTTATGTTCCTGAAAGTGAAGATATTGAACCAATGATCGAGAGGAATGTAGCAGCGTTTCATGCTTATCTTGGACCAGATGCACAAATTTACTTTAAAAGTCGATCTACACAGCTTTTTCGAGTAGGTGTTAAAGCGTTAAAACTAGTTTACGGAAACGAAGCCACTTACAATGAGTTAGATAAGTTGATTCAACCAATTAATGATGAATTTAGAGTTGAAGTGTTGCACCAAATTACACTTCTTGGAAAAGAAAGTCAGGTACCGTTGCTGATTGAATATACACGAAATATGGCGGGTTCACCTAAAATGCAGGAGCATGCGATGCAAACTTACTCTAACTTGTATGATTACCTTTCTGAATTGACGTCTAACAAATATATTCAAAAGATGTTTTGTGGTAAATCAACATTTAGCATTGATGAAGCTATGAAGAATGGCGAAATTATTCTTTTTAATGGAGCTTACGGTACATTACAAACTTTAACGTACACTGCTGGTCGTTTATTTTTGAACCTTGCAAGGGCGAGCACATTCCGGAGAAATATGGATGGGAATGTACGCCCACATCAATTAACTATCGATGAAGTGGAAATGTTTGCGGATGAAGAATTCTCAACATTTATGGAAATGGCCAGAGAATTCGAAGTGTTTGTTAATGTGATTCATCAAGGGAATGAACAATTAGACGATGTGAGTAAAAGATTAGGAGCTATGGTAAAACAAAATGCTGTTCAGAAATTCATAATGGCTGGTTTGGATCCTAATGATGCTAAGTACTATTCAGAAATGATAGGTGAAGAATACAAAATTGGACAAAGTAGTGGGACTGATGAAATGTCTGCTACTGGTTTCAAAACTCAGATAAAAGAAGAAAAAAGGTATACTGTGATGCCAAAAGAAATACTTAGTCTGAAAGGATACAATCCTGAAACTGGGGATCCCGCGGAATGTCTATTCAGAGGAGTACATAATAATGTTAGACTGGATCCGGTAATAGGGCTTATCTATCCGCTGCCGAAGATCCTGTTCACTCCCCTTAAAGAAGTTTTAAAAGATGATGAGATTATTGAAGACCAGGAGATATTAAATACGGAATCTCCAAATAGGGGGGATGTAGGAGGGAAAAGAAAAGATAATAGTATTGATCAACTGGAAAGAATAAAAAGGAACGCACAACTTAGTAAAGAACTTCATTCCACTAAAGTTGAGGCTGAACTCCATACTGAAGACACTGAGCCAGAGATAATCCGAAATTCGATTTGGGATGACCCAGAACCATTGGCTCGAAGTATTGATGATGATAAATCGAAGCTGAAGGTAAATGAGAGTGTTGTATCTCCTAGTGGGGTAACCTTCAAACCGGCAAGTATAGATGATAAGGCACTTAAGTTAGCACAGCAAATCAAGAACGATGCACAAATCTCCAGAAAGGAAAAAAAGAGTAGCGCGACGGAGTAA
- a CDS encoding helix-turn-helix domain-containing protein: protein MNETMFEKAYTIKEFSDATGVPQNTLRNWEEKLGEAFVVPRDPHENRYYTERHLELIRLIQKWRDSEYELSFTQIKQMLLHMNMAGPKNEMYSAPSGEEGGSNSLVSLSQQNSQSLQLQEVQQLVVNMEERMQQFFGHLDQVLQTHAETTHAFVRQEIETLKSSQSSRDENLIQKIESKFHDKIQEEHREFLSSINSMKDEFRSQVETTTETNKRHLDDLMANTKSEFQQQLEDNMKNWAVISREDLEREENARKKKKKGFFGLFGGGE, encoded by the coding sequence ATGAACGAAACTATGTTTGAAAAGGCCTATACAATTAAGGAATTTAGTGATGCTACAGGAGTTCCGCAAAATACTCTCCGTAACTGGGAGGAAAAATTGGGGGAAGCTTTTGTAGTCCCAAGGGATCCACACGAGAATCGTTACTATACTGAGAGGCATTTAGAATTAATCCGGCTAATTCAGAAATGGCGCGATTCCGAGTATGAGTTGAGCTTTACCCAGATAAAGCAGATGCTTCTCCATATGAATATGGCAGGGCCTAAAAATGAGATGTATTCAGCTCCAAGTGGGGAAGAAGGGGGCTCCAACTCACTTGTATCCCTCTCCCAACAGAATTCACAATCCTTACAGCTACAAGAGGTTCAACAACTTGTAGTTAATATGGAAGAGCGTATGCAGCAGTTTTTTGGTCACCTTGATCAAGTGCTGCAAACACACGCTGAAACTACCCACGCGTTCGTTAGGCAAGAAATTGAGACTCTAAAATCATCTCAATCTAGTAGAGACGAGAACTTAATTCAGAAAATAGAATCAAAATTCCATGACAAAATTCAAGAAGAACACAGAGAGTTTCTATCTAGCATCAATTCAATGAAAGATGAGTTTAGATCTCAGGTTGAGACAACTACAGAAACAAACAAAAGACACTTAGATGACCTTATGGCAAACACTAAGAGCGAGTTCCAACAACAGTTAGAGGACAATATGAAGAACTGGGCAGTTATCTCCCGAGAAGATTTAGAAAGAGAAGAGAATGCACGTAAGAAAAAGAAAAAAGGATTCTTCGGGTTATTCGGTGGGGGAGAGTAA
- a CDS encoding replication-relaxation family protein, with protein MADQVKFERIDPSEEGGKKRKKGVSDYSIGEAIDLLTEREWRLLIDLYKCRCIPQTEVVDTYFIDSPEMHYEEYVTAGKVEKNKLEEKNRNRAVLKARRTFKRLKDRGLVESTSIIPDAIDLPSKRRGRVTGETWYYLSNRGLRIVEKRLEIPDDSKLSKVEVDMERAKKDHYWELGKIYLDLRYQWMARFNDLRQFIDWDWYPSEIVWGDNRVKEVRPDAILRIGEQLFCIELDRSTEPIQRSPFYTEQVSIQKKLERYRDVIKASTNPIIRNSIIAFVIPDAVYRTRLQNIGNAADKVFGKKHRVLIGRKIEDILIAYSDLAGTSHYN; from the coding sequence TTGGCTGACCAAGTGAAGTTTGAACGGATTGATCCAAGTGAAGAGGGAGGCAAAAAACGAAAGAAGGGAGTTAGCGACTACTCCATAGGCGAAGCGATAGATCTCCTAACAGAGAGGGAGTGGCGTCTATTGATAGACCTCTACAAGTGTAGATGTATCCCACAAACAGAAGTCGTAGACACGTACTTTATTGATTCACCAGAAATGCATTATGAGGAATATGTAACTGCAGGTAAGGTAGAAAAAAACAAACTGGAAGAAAAAAATAGGAACAGAGCAGTCTTGAAAGCACGCCGGACATTTAAGCGGTTAAAGGATCGCGGTCTAGTAGAAAGTACTTCCATCATTCCAGATGCTATTGATTTACCAAGCAAACGAAGGGGGAGAGTTACAGGAGAAACATGGTATTACCTATCTAACAGAGGACTGAGGATAGTTGAGAAACGATTAGAAATACCTGATGATTCTAAGTTGTCTAAAGTTGAAGTAGACATGGAACGAGCGAAAAAAGACCATTATTGGGAACTCGGAAAGATATATCTCGATTTAAGATATCAGTGGATGGCGAGATTTAATGATTTAAGACAATTCATTGATTGGGATTGGTATCCCTCTGAAATAGTGTGGGGAGACAATAGGGTAAAAGAGGTACGCCCCGATGCAATATTGCGAATTGGAGAACAGCTCTTTTGTATTGAGTTAGATCGATCTACTGAACCAATTCAGAGATCCCCTTTCTACACGGAACAGGTTTCCATACAAAAGAAGCTGGAACGGTATAGAGATGTTATAAAAGCTTCTACGAATCCAATAATTCGAAATTCAATCATTGCTTTTGTAATTCCAGATGCTGTTTATCGGACAAGGCTTCAAAATATAGGTAATGCTGCCGATAAAGTTTTTGGCAAAAAACATCGAGTGCTGATTGGTCGGAAAATAGAAGATATTCTTATTGCTTATTCCGATCTTGCAGGCACATCCCACTACAATTAG
- a CDS encoding conjugal transfer protein — MGLFRKSKIIDTDEPVATTDSVKKTAERLKSDKAIKERAPKSRTGMKLLRTCVWIFVGFILIKGCMSFVQGTRVVNQTIINGETAPVIEERVKGFAADYASEYFTWNMNNFSERSTRLAAFVSGIDSDAGIKSLDVKGSSRVLTTEVFDAKQLNENQVEVTVMVRREVEIPTEPSSTTPTNNIESTERAVSINKVYMVVPVTVAEEGLVIRSYPRFVTELPKGEATTTSIGPSVSDTNTLALAKELTGSFLSAWYEGNASQLRYFYSIADDAPKSLIKSSFVFDRVESLNMYRIEDQSETMRIQATVILKSDIGESFTNAWSLDVTEKDGRLYVLKSSQETEKNDSAVEEQLTEEPQPNVEETTQVLPEPNNAN; from the coding sequence TTGGGACTATTCAGAAAAAGCAAAATAATAGATACAGATGAACCAGTAGCAACTACGGATTCTGTAAAGAAGACAGCTGAGAGGTTGAAGTCTGACAAGGCAATAAAGGAACGAGCTCCAAAATCAAGGACTGGAATGAAATTACTTAGAACGTGCGTTTGGATATTCGTCGGTTTTATCCTCATCAAAGGGTGCATGTCATTTGTTCAAGGTACACGTGTGGTAAACCAGACCATCATTAATGGAGAAACCGCTCCTGTAATTGAAGAAAGAGTTAAAGGATTCGCCGCGGATTATGCTTCAGAATACTTCACCTGGAATATGAATAACTTCTCTGAGCGTTCAACACGATTGGCTGCTTTTGTGTCGGGCATTGATTCAGATGCAGGAATAAAATCTCTAGACGTTAAAGGATCAAGTCGTGTCCTGACAACAGAAGTATTTGATGCAAAACAACTAAACGAAAATCAAGTGGAAGTAACAGTGATGGTAAGAAGAGAAGTTGAAATTCCTACTGAACCATCAAGCACAACACCTACGAATAATATTGAGAGTACTGAAAGAGCAGTATCAATAAACAAAGTCTACATGGTTGTACCAGTGACTGTAGCAGAAGAGGGGTTGGTAATCCGGTCGTATCCTCGGTTTGTTACCGAATTACCAAAAGGGGAAGCAACAACTACCTCGATAGGCCCATCAGTCTCCGACACAAATACGCTTGCTTTAGCGAAAGAATTAACCGGCAGCTTCCTTAGTGCTTGGTACGAAGGAAATGCTAGTCAGTTGCGTTATTTCTACTCAATTGCGGATGATGCTCCAAAATCTCTGATCAAATCTTCATTCGTATTTGACCGAGTTGAAAGCCTCAATATGTACCGTATCGAAGATCAAAGTGAAACAATGAGAATTCAAGCGACAGTCATCTTAAAAAGCGACATTGGCGAGTCATTTACTAACGCATGGTCACTCGACGTAACTGAGAAAGATGGCCGATTATATGTTCTTAAATCCTCCCAGGAAACCGAAAAAAATGATTCTGCCGTAGAGGAACAATTGACTGAAGAGCCACAACCGAATGTAGAAGAAACAACTCAGGTGCTGCCTGAGCCCAATAATGCAAATTAA
- a CDS encoding TcpE family conjugal transfer membrane protein, which yields MSDRQSESPRVTVSNYSKIWTWDWVIYAFEGKKLPVPANVRAIGTFFACLVFWSIFGKILFFLPDAYIYVVLPFVSAWLIMKQKLDGKAPHKWLLSMIFHWIRPKHLRRYRPIQHNKRYTYGSKVVYRTHRERA from the coding sequence ATGAGTGATAGACAATCAGAATCCCCACGAGTAACCGTATCTAATTACTCAAAGATATGGACCTGGGATTGGGTTATTTACGCTTTTGAAGGCAAGAAGTTACCGGTGCCTGCGAATGTTCGAGCTATCGGCACATTCTTCGCTTGTCTAGTATTTTGGTCGATTTTCGGTAAAATATTATTTTTCCTGCCAGATGCTTATATTTATGTAGTCCTCCCATTTGTCTCTGCCTGGTTAATCATGAAACAAAAACTTGATGGGAAAGCGCCACATAAATGGCTACTTTCAATGATATTTCACTGGATAAGACCAAAACATCTTCGAAGATATCGACCGATTCAACACAATAAGCGATATACCTACGGCAGCAAAGTGGTTTATCGTACTCACCGGGAGCGTGCTTAA
- a CDS encoding ATP-binding protein produces the protein MGVEVTKRPNKINVEFPIAYFEGNLIFNHNKQVWAVYELDPFIYDHQSDQQKIDRLIAQTSFLSMLTDQFQILWLPKAHDIAKHHEKLRQRNTGPLKSWGNRYISGMEDYLGEAYNTSDGSNNAEYRPYVVVYIPKSDDKDLVEQIENVYTEMKKMILHPKRFIEHISGLNEPEIFEHEYQAYMVKERQIYDRISRRIKVKRGTPATTEWLIKRNFWWGISDPVLRSTKDKPWTPKKRKGNRGGLDTFLYDSRQIITLTEAEIDGSHPRRLQINQPHEGQDDYIYHTYLTVSELPDNMDMPGSEWLYSAATLPFPVQMSIKVEVIEAPEAIKKLAKKKTDIDNQVKNVHEAGATVPLELAEKQERALLLEDEYKKRKNQTFITHITFGLYHTDINLLKSNAKILQDHFRDFGNIHVELPAGDQWLLFNDFIPGSPRYVSDYIQRIPPETLASGMFGATQQLGDNIGVYIGTTGSLQQPVFVDLRHASQINRSPSFTISGTLGGGKSVLLNLLGYINAVCGGKTLIFDPKGERSHWPDMLPELKGQIQVATLSASHEDQGKLDPFVMLQNIEDAKEAAMDILSYLASVQSDRVEYSYISQAVTRVASEPKPYLKKCIDVLRQMGETRQPAAVVAEVLDSFSNLSFAKLLFGNGEQKTIDLNYAMNILQVQNLKMPPVEKPPGNYSLVEKMSVATMYSIGRFMDTFIYFDRSVFTLAEMDEAWAILRTQIGKEMADRVIRTGRSLNGGLGIATQNPTDVAGDLAGNIGMKFAFRDSDTAKIKSTLSYFGLEHTQENIDLIKNLDNGQCLMQDIYGRNGVLTVDVVFQRLFDCFDTRPPEEDSSETREETEYTILEKFQEHYEQYAAAGDVGGELDGEDPDHD, from the coding sequence ATGGGTGTGGAAGTGACTAAGCGACCAAATAAAATAAACGTTGAGTTCCCTATTGCTTACTTTGAAGGAAACTTAATATTTAATCATAACAAGCAGGTGTGGGCCGTATATGAGCTAGATCCTTTCATATATGACCATCAGAGTGACCAACAAAAAATAGATCGTCTGATTGCCCAAACCTCTTTCCTAAGCATGTTAACGGACCAATTCCAAATCCTATGGTTACCTAAAGCCCATGACATTGCTAAGCACCATGAAAAGCTTAGACAACGAAATACTGGACCGCTTAAAAGTTGGGGGAACAGGTATATCTCCGGAATGGAAGATTATCTAGGCGAAGCATACAACACATCGGATGGATCCAATAATGCGGAATATCGTCCCTATGTTGTTGTATACATCCCCAAGAGTGATGATAAGGATCTGGTAGAACAAATAGAGAACGTATATACCGAAATGAAGAAAATGATTCTTCATCCTAAACGTTTTATTGAACATATTTCAGGTCTTAATGAACCAGAAATTTTCGAACATGAATACCAGGCTTATATGGTAAAGGAGCGGCAAATATACGATCGTATTTCCCGCAGAATCAAAGTAAAACGAGGAACTCCTGCAACAACAGAGTGGCTAATCAAGCGTAACTTCTGGTGGGGGATATCGGATCCAGTTCTCCGTTCGACGAAAGACAAACCATGGACTCCAAAGAAAAGAAAAGGAAACCGCGGCGGTCTTGATACATTCTTATATGACTCAAGACAAATTATCACTTTGACTGAGGCTGAAATTGATGGATCGCATCCTCGTAGATTGCAGATTAATCAGCCCCATGAAGGCCAGGACGATTACATCTACCATACGTATCTTACCGTTTCTGAACTTCCAGATAATATGGATATGCCGGGAAGTGAGTGGCTTTACAGTGCAGCTACATTGCCATTTCCAGTTCAAATGAGCATTAAAGTGGAAGTGATAGAAGCACCTGAAGCAATTAAGAAACTAGCAAAGAAAAAAACTGACATCGACAACCAGGTAAAGAACGTGCATGAAGCTGGTGCAACCGTACCTCTTGAACTTGCTGAAAAGCAAGAAAGGGCATTACTGCTCGAAGACGAGTATAAGAAAAGAAAGAACCAAACCTTCATTACACATATTACCTTTGGGCTGTACCATACGGATATTAATCTCTTAAAAAGTAATGCCAAGATATTGCAGGATCATTTCAGAGATTTCGGAAACATACATGTTGAATTACCTGCAGGTGATCAATGGTTACTCTTTAATGATTTTATCCCTGGATCCCCCCGCTATGTTTCAGACTATATTCAAAGAATCCCTCCTGAAACATTGGCTTCCGGAATGTTTGGGGCAACTCAACAGTTAGGAGATAACATTGGGGTCTATATAGGCACAACGGGGTCATTACAACAACCTGTATTTGTTGATCTTAGGCACGCTAGCCAAATCAATAGATCACCGTCTTTTACCATAAGCGGAACACTCGGAGGCGGTAAATCCGTCCTGCTAAACTTGTTAGGATATATTAACGCAGTATGCGGAGGAAAAACTCTAATATTCGACCCTAAGGGTGAACGTTCTCATTGGCCGGATATGCTGCCTGAGCTAAAAGGACAAATTCAAGTGGCTACCTTATCTGCTTCTCATGAGGATCAAGGGAAGCTGGATCCTTTTGTGATGCTACAAAATATTGAAGATGCTAAAGAAGCAGCGATGGACATTTTATCATACTTAGCATCTGTACAGAGTGATCGGGTAGAGTACAGTTACATATCTCAAGCGGTCACAAGAGTAGCTTCCGAACCGAAACCTTACTTAAAAAAATGTATTGATGTCCTGCGACAAATGGGTGAGACTAGACAACCGGCTGCTGTGGTAGCTGAAGTACTCGACAGTTTCAGTAACTTATCATTTGCCAAGTTACTTTTTGGTAACGGGGAACAAAAAACAATTGACTTAAACTATGCGATGAACATTTTACAGGTTCAGAATCTTAAAATGCCTCCTGTAGAAAAGCCTCCCGGGAACTACTCCTTGGTTGAGAAAATGTCTGTAGCCACGATGTATTCAATTGGTCGATTCATGGATACCTTCATTTATTTTGATCGCTCGGTCTTTACACTTGCCGAAATGGATGAGGCATGGGCGATCCTGCGAACTCAAATCGGGAAGGAAATGGCCGATCGTGTAATTCGTACGGGGCGCTCTCTAAATGGCGGACTTGGAATTGCGACTCAAAACCCTACAGATGTAGCTGGTGACCTTGCTGGTAACATTGGAATGAAGTTTGCGTTTAGGGACTCAGACACAGCCAAGATCAAAAGTACGCTTTCCTACTTTGGATTGGAGCACACTCAAGAAAATATTGATCTAATTAAGAATCTTGATAATGGGCAATGTCTCATGCAGGATATTTACGGCCGAAATGGTGTACTTACAGTAGATGTTGTATTTCAACGTCTCTTTGATTGTTTTGATACTAGACCACCTGAAGAGGATAGTTCAGAAACAAGAGAGGAAACAGAGTATACAATACTTGAGAAATTCCAAGAACACTATGAGCAGTATGCTGCTGCAGGTGATGTAGGAGGGGAGCTTGATGGAGAAGACCCCGACCATGATTAA